The DNA window GCACGCGTGTAGCCGACAATGTCGAGCAAGGCATCATTGGCTTCGAGGATCGGCCCCTGCAGCCGGCACAGCATGACTCCGATGACGTTGGAATCGATCAGGTCGCGATAAGTCGTTTCCAAGGCGGTCAGCTTTCGCTGCGTTGAGAGGATCTGCTCGTAATATTCGCGGGAATTACGCTCGGCGACCTTGGCTTTCGCTTCATTGGTCAGCGCGACCCGCTCAACGCGCTGAAGCATTCCGATCAGACTGCAGATCAGCCCGCCTTCGAACAGGAAGACCCCGACCTTGGCGAAGGGAGTGAGTGAGAACTGATCCACGCTCAATTCAAAGGGCATGAAGAAATAAAGGATGAACAGAGCACTGGTCGCGAGAGCCGTTACACCGGCTTTCAACCCCCCCAGTCGGGCTGCGGCAATGATCCCAGCCGGGAAGAGCAGAAAGGGCGTCTCCGTTTGATCGAAGCCGTAGTCGAGAAAGAATTTGCAGATCAAAGCGACAATGGCCGCGCAAATCCCGATAGCCGCGGAACGGATTAAGTCCCGCGACCCTGAAGACTTGTCAGGAGGGTTCGCATTGCTCAACATTTCGCAACAGATGCCGGAGTCATGAGAGGATCCAGAAGATCTTGGCGGTCTTCATCAAGGGAGTAAGTCATGTGCACTTCAGGGGCCCGCAGCATTTGGTGGCGAGTCGAACGACGGCAACACAGAACCTTACACTGGAGAGGAATAAGGGGCCCACAGACAGGGGGGAGAATTCACTTAACAGGCAGTCGCGCAGAATGTCACCATCGCGGTCAAAAGCTGCACCTTTCATGCCGGGGAGCCACCCCGACTTCAAAAACATCGTGTCGTTGTAAGGTGTCTTCTGGTAACCAGATACGTGGTTGTTCGGCAGTCACCTATGGGCGCAGTTACACCTCGCCCACTGGTTCCTGACACGTCATGCTGAACGCTCAGCGATCAATTTCGCGAACTCTACTCTTGATCTCCATCCTGATCCTTCTCCCCCTCCACCAGCACGTTGCTGTCGAAGCGGATTCCGAAAGTCTGAATCCGGTCCCGTATTTTTCCCCGAGTGATCCCCAGGATCTCCGAGGCTCGCGTCTGATTGCCTCCGGTATGTTGAAGCACCCGTGTCAGCAACAGTTTTTCCATGATCTCCAGCGTTTCCGCATACAGATCGGTACTGTTGGCTTTCAGTCGCGAATTAATGAACGAGCCGATATCAATCCCGGAATCGTCCTTGCTCTTCTGGGGCGATACCTGGGAACGTCTTCCGTGTCGAACTTCCGCCGGGATCGAGTCAGGAACGATGACTGTCCCGGTCGTATTGATCAGGGACTGACGGATCACGCTCTGTAATTCGCGAACGTTGCCCGGCCAGTTGTAGGCCTGGTAAACCGCCAGCGCGTCCGGAGAAATCCCGACGACCTCCTGCTTGTCCAGTTCGAGTCGAACCTTGGAGAAGAAGTATTCAATCAGTTTGACGATGTCGTCGCCCCGTTCCTGCAACGGAGGCAGATTGATCGTAATCCCGTTGAGGCGGTAGTAGAGGTCGGCGCGGTACTCGCCATTTTTAACCATTTGCTCCAGATCGCGATTGGTCGCGGCGACGATGCGGACGTCGGTCGAAATCGTTTCGTTACCCCCGACTCGTTCGAACTTCTGTTCCTGCAGCAATCGCAGCACCTTGCCCTGCACGAGCGGTGTCATGTCGCCAATTTCATCCAGGAACAGCGTGCCGCCATTACATTGCTCGAACTTGCCGATGCGACGCTTGTCGGCTCCGGTGAATGACCCCTTCTCGTGTCCGAACAATTCGCTTTCCAGAAGCTGATCGGGAATCGCGGCACAGTTGACCGCCATGAAGGGCTCTTCTGATCGGTTGCTGTACTGGTAGATGGCACGGGCAACGAGTTCCTTCCCCGATCCGCTTTCGCCGCGAATCAGGACGGTCACGTTCTGCTTCGCAACCCGGCCGACCTGCTTGAAGACCTCCATCATCTGGGTGCTCGACCCGACGAACAGATCCCCCTGCACCTCTGCGGTCGAGATGGCTTCGACCGCGACGGGGATATTCATCAGCTGCTTCGACTCAATTGCCGATTGAACGAGCGTATTGAGCTGCGTCAGGTCCAGAGGCTTGGTTACGTAATCGAAGGCACCGAGTTGCATGGCACGAATTGCCGTGGCGCTGTCGGTTCCTGCCGTGATGAAGATGACGGGCGTCTTCCGGTCGATCTCGCGGATTCTCTGAAAGACCTCGAGACCCGATGTCTTGGGAAGCATGATATCCAGGAGAATGACGTCTGGCTTCATCTCCAGAACCAGATTGAGCCCCTGTTGACTCTCTTCGGCTTCATGCACTTCGCAATCGATGCGCTGCAGGGAATGAGAAACCATGTGCCGAATTGCGCGGTCATCGTCGATGATCAAGACAATAGGCATAGCTAAATTCGTTCGCTTTCTAACTCACGGCTGGTGAGGATTTACTGGATGGCAAGCCGTGTGGCCCAATTTCCCGCCTGTGCTGTCTACGGCGACAGCCCTCTCGATCCAGCTGAGAGGAACGTTAGCGATCGGCTGCTGGCGGGAACGGCAACCGATTCGTCACTCATGTCGCCAGTCGATTCTACAGTTTCCACCCTGAGCACGCATCCGATTTCGAGGGAATCGCAGCGAGCCGGAGGCGTTGATCCCGGACGCGGTCTTAGAATGGCCAGAACTCATAGGTCGCATAAAGCGCAAGGCAGGAGGTCACGAGTCCCGTGAACACGAATAAGCCGTCGCGAGACGTCAGTCCCAATGAGAAGAGGACGATCGCTCCGCTGGGAATCGCGACCCCCCAGGGGATCAGCGCGAGAGGATAAAACGTCAGCGCGAGAAGAATGGCCAGGCCGGCCACGATTTGACTGAAAGGGGTCTTCGTCAACATGGTCCAGCGCTTGGCCAGCCACTGATCGACCCACTTCGCCCAAGGGCGGATCTTGTCGGTCCCGTTGCTGAGCTTCTCGCGCTTGAACGAGATCGACATCAAGCGTGAGGGGAGCCAGGGGTGCTTTCTGTTCAACAGAAGTTGACTGGCGATCAGGATGATCATCGTTCCTGTAATGACCGACATGCCCGGAATCGCTCCCAAGGGCGAAAGCGCGATGAACGAGGGCAAAAGCAGGAGAGGCCCGAATGAGCGGCTTTCCACGGTGCCCATAAGATCGCTGAGCGTTATGGTCTCGCCATCTGTTTTCTCGACGAGGCGGTCGAGCAGGTCTTCCAGGTTTTCTACGTCAGACATCAAGCAGGCCCGATCTTGGAGGTGTAATCAACTCAGGCAGTAAATCTGCCGACTAGATGAGCACATTCTGCGCCAGATGAAGTTCGGCTGCCAAATCAATGCGGTGGTGGTCGCTCGGCGACCAGCCCGACTTCGAAAGGCTCGAATCTGACGAAAGATGGTGGAGGGCTTGACCTCATATACAGCCCACAAAGGCTCCGCCGACATTGGCACGCGCTTTGCGAAATCCTCAAGTTATTCCTGGCCTACGGCTTTCGATTCCGTGTCCTTCTCTTCACTACCGACCCTGGTCGGTGGAGAAATACGAAAGCCTTGATCGACCGAAGGAGTGAAACAGCATGGTGCTGAGTTCACTGCCGTCCGCGACGGACGATTCGGAATCTGGTCAGTGACTGCGACTATTTACGGATCGCAGGACACGGAGCAGATGACTCACAGAAGGTAACCGAGTTTGACATCGGAGTCATCTGGCGAAACCTCAGAGGCAAGCGGACCGTTGGTCAGGCTTGTCGGAACTATTCGAAAGGAAGTGTTCAAAATGGCTACGGAAACCAAACTGAATCTCAAACAATCGACCATCGAAAAGCTGCAGGATCTGATCCAGGTCAATATCGATAGTGCCAAGGGCTTCAACGAAGCAGCCGACAATGTCGATGACACGATCCTCAGCGAGAAACTCCGCCAGGTCGCCAATGAGCGGCAGCGTCAGGCGACTGAACTGCAGGACTATGTCTGTGCAAACAACGAAGAGCCTCGACGTGAAGGTTCTTACGCCGCCTCGATGCATCGCACCTGGATGGACATTCGGGCGATGTTCTCGTCGAATGACACCTACGCAATCATGGCGGAAGCTGAGCGTGGGGAAGACAAGATTAAGGAAGCCTACGAGGATGCTTTGAAGGACGAGCCGGGCACGGCTATGAATGATGTCCTGCTGCGTCAGTATGAAGACGTGAAGAGCATCCACGACAGTGTTCGTGACATTCGCGATTCACTCAAGTCCTAATCACAGGCCTGCCAGAACCAGCCGGGCAGTTAAGCGGCATCGTCCGCGTACGGCTGAAGAAATAAACGAGAACCAAGGGCGAGCGAGAGCTCGCAGAAGCCGCTTCGTTCACTCGGAGCGGCTTTCTTTACACAATGACAACACGAACCGTCGGACACGACCAGCGGGTCATTCATCGCCAAGGATTGTCAACGATGTCCAATCAAGTGAAATCAAGCAGCTGGCAGCTGATCCGGCAAATCGCCGTGGGAATCGCCGGCGGGATCGTGATCCTGCTCGGCGGGATCATGCTGGTCACACCCGGTCCCGGGCTGGTGATGATCGCAGTGGGCCTGGCAATTCTGGGGACCGAGTTTGTCTGGGCCCGCCACCTGCGGAATCGCGTTCAGAAATACGTACGCGAGAAAGTCGATAATGCCCGAAATCGGAAGCGTGATTCTGAGCAGAAAAGCAAAAGCCCGGCAGAGACCTCCCGACGGACAAAGCGTTTGATCGAACGAGATACGGTCAACGTCAGCTGACCAGTTTTCTGGTCAGCTTCGCGACGTGCTCACCCTGAAAACGGGCAATACTTAACTCGTTTTCAGTAGGCTGCCGACTGCCGTCGGCATCTGCCATGGTCGTCGCTCCGTAAGGTGTGCCGCCCGTGATTTCGGACATCACCGTGAGTCCGGGACACGAATACGGCACCCCTACGATGACCATTCCGTGGTGCAACAGCGTGGTGTGGAAGCTGGTGATCGTCGTTTCCTGCCCACCATGCTGAGATCCCGTGGAGGCGAAGACGCTTCCAATCTTGCCAATGAGCGACCCTTTCTTCCACAGCCCACCTGTCGCGTCCAGCAGCGCCCTCATCTGCGCCGCCATGTTCCCGAATCGGGTGGGTGTGCCGAAGATAATGGCGTCTGCTTCGGCAAGCTGGGCGGGCGCAATCAAGGGAATGTGCTCGAATGCTTTCTTCGCCTCAGCTGCCCCCATCTTCTCCAGGATTTCGTCGGAGAGAGTTTCCTCCACCTGAAAAAGGCTGACTTCCGATCCCTCGACAGACTTCGCCCCGTCGGACACTGCTTGGGCCATCTGGTAGACATGGCCGTAAGTGCTATAGAAAACGACATAGATCTTCATGGGAACTCCCCGATCGGCAAAGTCTCTGCGAGTGGACGTTCATTTTCGTTTGCGCTGATCTTGTGAGCTTCAAGCCGCCTATTCCGTCTTCAGGTCGAAGTTCTCGGTATCCGATCCGGAACTGACATCCGCGGTCAGCTCGGTTTCGCTGTGGTATTTGGGCGGCAAGAGTTCTTCTCTCGCTTCCACGAGTGGCTGATCTCCTTCTCCACCGGACAGTGCGCGTTCCGTCGTGATAGTCACCTGATGCTGACCGGGTACGGCTCCGTCACGATCGGCACTGTACTTCAACGTATAGTTGCCGCTGGCATCGGTGACCCCGGTGGAGCTGCGACCTTCGGCTGGGATAAACGTAACCGTTGCTCCTTCGAGCGGCTGGCCATCGAGCGTCACTGTTCCTGAGACTGACGACAAATCGGGTCCGGAGGATGACCCTCCACAGCCGATCAGGACGATGCTGCATAGCATTGCCAATGCGAGTTGAATGGAAGAGCGAGTGCGAAGCGGAGAATACGTAATCATGGGAGCACTTTCGAAAGGGGGCATAGGAAGTGAAGACACGGGCGGAACGGTTACTCGTTCAGAGAGGAGGCTCTAGCTGAGTTTGTTTTCTCCACGATTCTCAGCCTGCTGGATCGTCAGTGGCCAGCCCGGGAACTGATTCGATGGATCATCATCCGTCACATCGATCGAGAAGCGAAACGACTCCAGCTTGTAGGTCCTGGCGGCGGGATCGATCGTTACCAGTCCCAGACCGCTTCCTTTCTGGTGGGCCTTTTCGTATCGATTCTTTTTCGTACCGACTTCAGGGTTCCCGACCGCATACACGTAGACGCGATTGCCGAGTCCATCTTCGAACTCGCCTGTATTCGGGAGGCCATGTTTCGGTCGGTTCTCATGGTCCATGCCAATTTCATCGGGCCGCCACCAGCGCGGATAACCGGCGGCGATCGCCGGAGTGCAGAACGACCAGTTGCTGTCCCGCTGTCGTTCGACGCCGTACTGGCAGACAGTCGTGAGATGCTGGTCGCCGTTGATATGCAGGGCCATTGATCTGCGAAGGATGTCGACGGTTTCGTCCCGCTTGGTCTGGGGCCAGCCCCCGCAGTCGAGGTCTGCCTTCAAATAGCCATCGTACCCGCCGTGATGAGTGGCGACTCCCGCGAAGACGGTTTGACTCAACAAGACTTTGATGGTGTGGCCACGCCAGTCATCGGCCCACTGTTTCAGGAACTCTTCCTGGCGTTCTCCCAGGAGGACGAGATCAGGCTGATCGAGCTTCGAGGTATCGAAGTCTCTGTCCATGACATGGTCAGCTCGTCCGCTTCCGGTATCGACCCGTTCCGGTCCGCTCTTCCACTGTCGATCGGCAATAATCGCGAAGCTCACGCCGCCATAGACCAGATCGCCATAATAGACGTTCATGCCCTGCTCGGCGGGAGTCGGATCGAATGCGTCGGGATGGTGAGCGGTGCAGGTCCGGTGTACGGCGTTGACCATTCGCACTGGTTCGCGATATCCGCCCTTGGATGAAGTTCCGGCATCGAGATCCTTCATAGCTTTACCGCCCTCGCCCCAGAGGTTGCCCTGGAAAACGTCGTGATCGTCGGGAAGGCAGAGAGTGGGACGATCGCGCATCGCTTCGCGGAAGGACCAGCCGAACTGATAGTACTTGCGAAGGTAATTCAGAATCGCCCGGTCAGCGGGATCGCGAACCACGCCGAAGCCGCCGTGGCTCTCGTAAATCTGATCGCCTGAAAAGTAGAGCATGTCCGGAGCGAGCTTTCGCAGGCTCTCGGCAACAGGCTCGTAAGGGAAGGCGTAATCATTCTGACAGGTTAGTGCTCCGAAG is part of the Rubinisphaera margarita genome and encodes:
- a CDS encoding alkaline phosphatase D family protein, producing the protein MITHIPRRVALKLITAGSGILGLQTAPRPVAASDAKDLSLTSVGNWSKTPDRVWLGEEFWANPMEDWRITEGAAECQSAAGNRSVHLVTHQLTDSDASFRMQVEVTRVAAGPKDGGAGFRIGVSSDLNEYRSNCFAPGGITAGLTNNALVLGGKRQELTNPSGDGPITLDVAGSPEGNQYSLTLTARAHEKTLGTVTQTFRRQAILGNVALAHNFNTPPNKPNGSRFRFRDWQVGGGAFTVTEDHKFGPILWSMYSLSDTRSDEGYVLKLSGLTGPLGQQDNQTLQLQVQRDGQWETLKDASLDTDAWVATFRIANWDQTTETPFRLLYQQKWTNGETNDYEWTGIIQAEPEGRPLRFGALTCQNDYAFPYEPVAESLRKLAPDMLYFSGDQIYESHGGFGVVRDPADRAILNYLRKYYQFGWSFREAMRDRPTLCLPDDHDVFQGNLWGEGGKAMKDLDAGTSSKGGYREPVRMVNAVHRTCTAHHPDAFDPTPAEQGMNVYYGDLVYGGVSFAIIADRQWKSGPERVDTGSGRADHVMDRDFDTSKLDQPDLVLLGERQEEFLKQWADDWRGHTIKVLLSQTVFAGVATHHGGYDGYLKADLDCGGWPQTKRDETVDILRRSMALHINGDQHLTTVCQYGVERQRDSNWSFCTPAIAAGYPRWWRPDEIGMDHENRPKHGLPNTGEFEDGLGNRVYVYAVGNPEVGTKKNRYEKAHQKGSGLGLVTIDPAARTYKLESFRFSIDVTDDDPSNQFPGWPLTIQQAENRGENKLS
- a CDS encoding PA2169 family four-helix-bundle protein; the encoded protein is MATETKLNLKQSTIEKLQDLIQVNIDSAKGFNEAADNVDDTILSEKLRQVANERQRQATELQDYVCANNEEPRREGSYAASMHRTWMDIRAMFSSNDTYAIMAEAERGEDKIKEAYEDALKDEPGTAMNDVLLRQYEDVKSIHDSVRDIRDSLKS
- a CDS encoding PGPGW domain-containing protein; this translates as MSNQVKSSSWQLIRQIAVGIAGGIVILLGGIMLVTPGPGLVMIAVGLAILGTEFVWARHLRNRVQKYVREKVDNARNRKRDSEQKSKSPAETSRRTKRLIERDTVNVS
- the wrbA gene encoding NAD(P)H:quinone oxidoreductase, with product MKIYVVFYSTYGHVYQMAQAVSDGAKSVEGSEVSLFQVEETLSDEILEKMGAAEAKKAFEHIPLIAPAQLAEADAIIFGTPTRFGNMAAQMRALLDATGGLWKKGSLIGKIGSVFASTGSQHGGQETTITSFHTTLLHHGMVIVGVPYSCPGLTVMSEITGGTPYGATTMADADGSRQPTENELSIARFQGEHVAKLTRKLVS
- a CDS encoding exopolysaccharide biosynthesis protein encodes the protein MSDVENLEDLLDRLVEKTDGETITLSDLMGTVESRSFGPLLLLPSFIALSPLGAIPGMSVITGTMIILIASQLLLNRKHPWLPSRLMSISFKREKLSNGTDKIRPWAKWVDQWLAKRWTMLTKTPFSQIVAGLAILLALTFYPLALIPWGVAIPSGAIVLFSLGLTSRDGLFVFTGLVTSCLALYATYEFWPF
- a CDS encoding carboxypeptidase-like regulatory domain-containing protein, giving the protein MSSVSGTVTLDGQPLEGATVTFIPAEGRSSTGVTDASGNYTLKYSADRDGAVPGQHQVTITTERALSGGEGDQPLVEAREELLPPKYHSETELTADVSSGSDTENFDLKTE
- a CDS encoding sigma-54-dependent transcriptional regulator, whose protein sequence is MPIVLIIDDDRAIRHMVSHSLQRIDCEVHEAEESQQGLNLVLEMKPDVILLDIMLPKTSGLEVFQRIREIDRKTPVIFITAGTDSATAIRAMQLGAFDYVTKPLDLTQLNTLVQSAIESKQLMNIPVAVEAISTAEVQGDLFVGSSTQMMEVFKQVGRVAKQNVTVLIRGESGSGKELVARAIYQYSNRSEEPFMAVNCAAIPDQLLESELFGHEKGSFTGADKRRIGKFEQCNGGTLFLDEIGDMTPLVQGKVLRLLQEQKFERVGGNETISTDVRIVAATNRDLEQMVKNGEYRADLYYRLNGITINLPPLQERGDDIVKLIEYFFSKVRLELDKQEVVGISPDALAVYQAYNWPGNVRELQSVIRQSLINTTGTVIVPDSIPAEVRHGRRSQVSPQKSKDDSGIDIGSFINSRLKANSTDLYAETLEIMEKLLLTRVLQHTGGNQTRASEILGITRGKIRDRIQTFGIRFDSNVLVEGEKDQDGDQE